One Spinacia oleracea cultivar Varoflay chromosome 4, BTI_SOV_V1, whole genome shotgun sequence DNA segment encodes these proteins:
- the LOC110777428 gene encoding histidine-containing phosphotransfer protein 1 isoform X2, translating into MTNPTNDTTIITTNIFKLLKENLLTKRMSNRVTELQKEFVYYTSSLFDQGILNDQFNHLQLLQDESNPEFLAEIVNLFFQDTQKLLDDLTKNLEQENVDFLMLDKTLHHIKGSSSSIGAVGVQNACVAFVTCSNEKNIEGCWRCLEEARNAYNVVRSKLDTLLKVICYVFIDRARDCSSWWVNS; encoded by the exons atgaCAAATCCTACGAACGATACAACAATCATAACAACCAACATTTTCAAATTACTGAAAGAAAATCTTCTTACAAAAAGAATGAGTAATCGAGTTACTGAGTTGCAGAAGGAATTCGTTTATTACACTTCTTCCTTGTTTGATCAG GGGATTTTGAATGATCAGTTTAATCATCTACAATTACTGCAAGATGAAAGCAACCCGGAATTTCTAGCTGAGATTGTCAATCTTTTCTTTCAAGATACTCAAAAGCTCCTTGATGATTTGACTAAAAATCT AGAGCAAGAGAATGTGGACTTCTTGATGCTTGATAAAACTCTCCATCATATTAAGGGCAGCAGCTCCAG CATTGGTGCAGTAGGTGTGCAAAATGCATGTGTTGCATTTGTAACTTGTTCGAACGAGAAGAACATTGAAGG ATGCTGGAGATGCTTGGAAGAAGCAAGGAATGCATACAACGTGGTGAGGAGCAAGCTCGATACCTTACTTAAG GTCATTTGTTATGTTTTTATAGATAGAGCAAGAGATTGTAGCAGCTGGTGGGTCAATTCCTAA
- the LOC110777428 gene encoding histidine-containing phosphotransfer protein 1 isoform X1, protein MTNPTNDTTIITTNIFKLLKENLLTKRMSNRVTELQKEFVYYTSSLFDQGILNDQFNHLQLLQDESNPEFLAEIVNLFFQDTQKLLDDLTKNLEQENVDFLMLDKTLHHIKGSSSSIGAVGVQNACVAFVTCSNEKNIEGCWRCLEEARNAYNVVRSKLDTLLKIEQEIVAAGGSIPKPSVEPDEE, encoded by the exons atgaCAAATCCTACGAACGATACAACAATCATAACAACCAACATTTTCAAATTACTGAAAGAAAATCTTCTTACAAAAAGAATGAGTAATCGAGTTACTGAGTTGCAGAAGGAATTCGTTTATTACACTTCTTCCTTGTTTGATCAG GGGATTTTGAATGATCAGTTTAATCATCTACAATTACTGCAAGATGAAAGCAACCCGGAATTTCTAGCTGAGATTGTCAATCTTTTCTTTCAAGATACTCAAAAGCTCCTTGATGATTTGACTAAAAATCT AGAGCAAGAGAATGTGGACTTCTTGATGCTTGATAAAACTCTCCATCATATTAAGGGCAGCAGCTCCAG CATTGGTGCAGTAGGTGTGCAAAATGCATGTGTTGCATTTGTAACTTGTTCGAACGAGAAGAACATTGAAGG ATGCTGGAGATGCTTGGAAGAAGCAAGGAATGCATACAACGTGGTGAGGAGCAAGCTCGATACCTTACTTAAG ATAGAGCAAGAGATTGTAGCAGCTGGTGGGTCAATTCCTAAGCCATCAGTCGAGCCAGATGAGGAATAG
- the LOC110777425 gene encoding uncharacterized protein — MAKKKNTQQTQTPEIPSKMEENNQLPAAIDEPAATEKDKVKNLQNLNAMLLRETVEKRQEVKSLDSELSKCKSEIEELRAELTRVKDEGVEVGVVKEVVSVFMESEIVGLLKREKEEVVKRLEEVESEMGEVAKERDEMVKAKFDGDHEIGLMKKLEKDLRNEIKREKESVNQAIREKNELNHELAVRVEEVNMLRKNLGVAESKERDTVVKLERLKEKHEVSVKEVQEKEEEIERLRKELSLMGRNCVELEGRIEGLSDEKEAISRENGVLSKEKNESNVRISELEREVDQLNGVVSSAKEDEEKWRGKFYELEKSNAGTMAELVDVKKGLSDLLEEKAEKEREIESLKGEKWSLEAKLRETEKGLEKAKHVKEELLQQKSKFEEVQEVVSRIKNDLLQARSELSLVKESNRDNMELKKKLASEIDDHKSELARVTNEKDEVKKTLDAEKKNGVTLQVKVSEISKKMEDTAKVIEELRAASDTLVVEKKEIESKYSKLMEDKELSDKDFATIKELVNELEDSMKVKTRMFDSVVAMVRNAVVQLSMESEKKSEVEGMKVNERGMNGEMEPILTELEAMRSAFKSREEKVGEVQQKVENLQCSLIEERKKKSFWTLVSSATTILAAVVTFAYASKVR, encoded by the coding sequence ATGGCCAAAAAGAAGAATACCCAGCAAACTCAAACCCCAGAAATTCCCTCAAAAATGGAGGAAAATAACCAGCTTCCCGCCGCCATTGATGAACCTGCTGCAACTGAAAAGGATAAGGTTAAAAACTTGCAGAATTTGAATGCAATGCTTCTCAGGGAGACTGTTGAGAAGCGGCAAGAAGTCAAATCGCTTGACTCGGAGCTGAGTAAGTGTAAGTCGGAGATTGAGGAGCTGAGGGCTGAGTTGACGCGGGTGAAGGATGAAGGGGTTGAAGTGGGAGTGGTGAAGGAGGTGGTGTCTGTTTTCATGGAGTCGGAGATAGTAGGGTTGCTAAAGAGGGAGAAAGAGGAGGTGGTGAAGAGGTTGGAGGAAGTGGAGAGTGAAATGGGGGAGGTTGCGAAGGAGAGGGATGAGATGGTGAAGGCGAAGTTTGATGGGGATCATGAGATTGGGTTGATGAAGAAGCTTGAGAAGGATCTTAGGAATGagattaagagagagaaagagagtgtGAATCAAGCGATTCGGGAGAAAAATGAGTTGAATCACGAACTGGCTGTTCGAGTTGAGGAGGTGAATATGTTGAGGAAGAATCTGGGTGTGGCGGAATCAAAAGAGAGGGATACAGTTGTAAAATTGGAAAGGTTGAAGGAGAAACACGAGGTTTCGGTGAAGGAGGTGCAAGAGAAAGAAGAGGAGATTGAAAGGCTGAGAAAGGAATTGAGTTTGATGGGGAGGAATTGTGTTGAATTGGAAGGGAGAATCGAGGGTTTGAGTGACGAAAAAGAGGCCATTTCTAGGGAGAATGGAGTTTTGTCTAAGGAGAAGAATGAGAGTAATGTGAGAATCAGTGAATTGGAGAGGGAAGTTGATCAGTTGAATGGTGTTGTGTCGAGTGCAAAGGAGGATGAGGAGAAATGGCGGGGGAAGTTTTATGAATTGGAGAAGAGTAATGCTGGTACAATGGCAGAACTGGTGGATGTGAAGAAGGGGTTAAGTGATTTGCTGGAGGAGAAGGCAGAGAAGGAGAGGGAGATTGAGAGTTTGAAAGGTGAGAAATGGAGTTTGGAGGCGAAATTGAGAGAGACGGAGAAGGGGCTAGAGAAAGCAAAGCATGTTAAGGAAGAACTTCTTCAACAGAAGAGTAAGTTTGAGGAGGTGCAAGAGGTAGTTTCTAGGATAAAGAATGACTTGTTACAGGCTCGAAGTGAATTGTCATTGGTGAAAGAATCAAACAGGGATAACATGGAACTGAAGAAGAAATTAGCCTCTGAAATTGATGATCACAAGAGTGAATTAGCTCGAGTTACCAATGAAAAGGATGAGGTTAAGAAGACATTAGATGCTGAGAAGAAGAATGGGGTGACATTGCAAGTTAAGGTATCGGAAATTTCGAAGAAAATGGAGGACACTGCCAAAGTGATTGAGGAATTAAGGGCTGCAAGTGATACCCTTGTGGTTGAAAAGAAAGAGATAGAGAGCAAGTATAGCAAACTGATGGAAGACAAGGAGTTGTCTGACAAAGATTTCGCTACAATCAAGGAGTTAGTCAATGAGTTAGAGGATTCAATGAAGGTGAAAACCAGGATGTTCGATTCTGTTGTAGCAATGGTGCGTAATGCTGTTGTTCAATTGTCAATGGAAAGCGAAAAGAAGAGTGAAGTTGAAGGAATGAAGGTGAATGAGCGAGGCATGAATGGTGAAATGGAACCGATATTGACAGAATTGGAAGCGATGAGGTCGGCATTTAAGAGTAGGGAAGAGAAGGTAGGAGAAGTACAACAGAAAGTGGAAAACTTGCAATGCTCTTTGATTGaggaaaggaagaagaaaagcttttggactttggtttcatctgCAACAACCATTTTGGCTGCTGTTGTTACCTTTGCTTATGCTTCAAAGGTTCGTTGA
- the LOC110777426 gene encoding gibberellin receptor GID1C isoform X1 — translation MAGNNEVNVNESKRVVPLNTWILISNFKLHYNMLRRPDGTFNRHLAEYLDRKVPANPKPVDGVISFDVVVDRRNSLLCRIYRPAIAEVVEEEQHEEEEEEPGQVWSFIDFEKPVESDVVVPVIIFFHGGSFAHSSSNSAIYDILCRRLVGVCKGVVVSVNYRRAPENRYPCAYDDGWTVLKWVNSMKWLQSKDSKVHIYLAGDSSGGNIAHHVAVRAVDSEIEVLGNILLNPMFGGQERTKSEDRLDGKYFVTLQDRDWYWRAFLPEGENRDHPACNIFGPHGQSLKGLKFPKSLVVVAGLDLIQDWQLAYVDGLKKAGHNVKLLYLEEATIGFYLLPNNCHFYTVMDEIRNFMGLTVS, via the exons ATGGCTGGAAATAACGAAGTTAATGTTAACGAGTCTAAG AGGGTTGTACCTCTGAATACATGGATCCTGATATCGAATTTCAAGTTGCATTACAATATGCTTCGGCGTCCTGATGGTACTTTTAACCGTCACCTGGCTGAATATCTTGATCGTAAAGTTCCTGCTAATCCGAAGCCAGTTGATGGTGTTATTTCGTTTGATGTTGTGGTTGATCGCCGTAATAGTCTCCTTTGTAGGATATATCGTCCAGCCATAGCTGAAGTGGTAGAGGAAGAGCAacacgaagaagaagaagaggaaccCGGTCAAGTGTGGAGCTTTATTGACTTTGAGAAACCTGTTGAGTCTGATGTTGTTGTTCCTGTGATAATCTTTTTTCATGGGGGTAGCTTTGCTCATTCATCTTCCAACAGTGCTATCTATGACATACTTTGTCGTCGGTTAGTTGGGGTTTGTAAAGGTGTTGTGGTTTCTGTGAACTACCGGCGTGCTCCTGAAAACAGATACCCTTGTGCCTATGATGATGGATGGACTGTTCTCAAGTGGGTGAATTCAATGAAGTGGCTTCAAAGTAAGGACTCAAAAGTACATATATACTTGGCCGGAGATAGTTCCGGTGGTAATATAGCTCATCATGTTGCTGTACGAGCAGTTGATTCTGAAATCGAAGTTCTGGGAAATATTCTTCTCAATCCTATGTTTGGTGGGCAAGAGAGAACTAAATCAGAAGATCGTTTAGATGGGAAATATTTTGTGACATTGCAGGATCGTGATTGGTATTGGAGAGCATTTCTTCCTGAAGGGGAAAATCGGGACCATCCAGCATGTAATATATTTGGTCCACATGGTCAAAGCCTCAAAGGATTGAAGTTTCCTAAAAGTCTCGTAGTGGTAGCGGGGTTGGATCTTATTCAAGATTGGCAATTGGCATATGTAGATGGGTTGAAAAAAGCTGGACATAATGTGAAGCTACTATATTTGGAGGAAGCAACAATTGGGTTCTACTTGTTGCCAAATAACTGTCACTTCTACACGGTAATGGATGAAATTCGCAACTTTATGGGTCTTACTGTTAGCTAG
- the LOC110777426 gene encoding gibberellin receptor GID1C isoform X2, which translates to MLTSLSLLCRIYRPAIAEVVEEEQHEEEEEEPGQVWSFIDFEKPVESDVVVPVIIFFHGGSFAHSSSNSAIYDILCRRLVGVCKGVVVSVNYRRAPENRYPCAYDDGWTVLKWVNSMKWLQSKDSKVHIYLAGDSSGGNIAHHVAVRAVDSEIEVLGNILLNPMFGGQERTKSEDRLDGKYFVTLQDRDWYWRAFLPEGENRDHPACNIFGPHGQSLKGLKFPKSLVVVAGLDLIQDWQLAYVDGLKKAGHNVKLLYLEEATIGFYLLPNNCHFYTVMDEIRNFMGLTVS; encoded by the exons ATGTTAACGAGTCTAAG TCTCCTTTGTAGGATATATCGTCCAGCCATAGCTGAAGTGGTAGAGGAAGAGCAacacgaagaagaagaagaggaaccCGGTCAAGTGTGGAGCTTTATTGACTTTGAGAAACCTGTTGAGTCTGATGTTGTTGTTCCTGTGATAATCTTTTTTCATGGGGGTAGCTTTGCTCATTCATCTTCCAACAGTGCTATCTATGACATACTTTGTCGTCGGTTAGTTGGGGTTTGTAAAGGTGTTGTGGTTTCTGTGAACTACCGGCGTGCTCCTGAAAACAGATACCCTTGTGCCTATGATGATGGATGGACTGTTCTCAAGTGGGTGAATTCAATGAAGTGGCTTCAAAGTAAGGACTCAAAAGTACATATATACTTGGCCGGAGATAGTTCCGGTGGTAATATAGCTCATCATGTTGCTGTACGAGCAGTTGATTCTGAAATCGAAGTTCTGGGAAATATTCTTCTCAATCCTATGTTTGGTGGGCAAGAGAGAACTAAATCAGAAGATCGTTTAGATGGGAAATATTTTGTGACATTGCAGGATCGTGATTGGTATTGGAGAGCATTTCTTCCTGAAGGGGAAAATCGGGACCATCCAGCATGTAATATATTTGGTCCACATGGTCAAAGCCTCAAAGGATTGAAGTTTCCTAAAAGTCTCGTAGTGGTAGCGGGGTTGGATCTTATTCAAGATTGGCAATTGGCATATGTAGATGGGTTGAAAAAAGCTGGACATAATGTGAAGCTACTATATTTGGAGGAAGCAACAATTGGGTTCTACTTGTTGCCAAATAACTGTCACTTCTACACGGTAATGGATGAAATTCGCAACTTTATGGGTCTTACTGTTAGCTAG